From Rhodoferax sp. AJA081-3, the proteins below share one genomic window:
- a CDS encoding DUF1161 domain-containing protein, with translation MKFAIVFTALLACTAPLHAAQSCEELKSKVTAKLDGKNVKGYTLEIVANDKVGDTKVVGSCEGGAKKLTYSRK, from the coding sequence ATGAAATTTGCCATCGTTTTCACCGCCTTATTGGCTTGCACCGCCCCGTTGCATGCTGCCCAGTCCTGCGAAGAACTCAAGTCCAAAGTAACTGCCAAACTCGATGGCAAAAACGTCAAGGGTTATACGTTGGAGATTGTGGCCAACGACAAGGTGGGTGACACCAAGGTGGTGGGCAGCTGCGAAGGTGGCGCCAAGAAGCTGACCTACAGCCGCAAATAG
- a CDS encoding GNAT family N-acetyltransferase, translated as MSITVRRASVQDAAAYARIMGDPSVYPGLMQMPYANEELWRTRLADTNAPGKTDLLLVAELDGTVVGTAGLHPAGASQRRRHALMLGISVVADAQGRGVGSALMQALCDYSDRWVGALRLELSVYTDNARAIGLYKKFGFEIEGTMRGYALRDGQFTDTHAMVRFHPQPPGIAVPA; from the coding sequence ATGTCCATCACTGTTCGCCGCGCCAGCGTGCAAGACGCTGCAGCTTATGCCCGCATCATGGGGGACCCCAGTGTCTACCCGGGCCTGATGCAAATGCCTTATGCCAATGAGGAGCTGTGGCGCACGCGCCTGGCCGATACCAATGCACCCGGCAAGACCGACCTGCTGCTGGTCGCCGAGTTGGACGGTACCGTGGTGGGCACGGCCGGGCTGCACCCGGCGGGGGCATCCCAACGCCGGCGCCACGCGCTGATGCTGGGTATCTCTGTGGTGGCCGATGCCCAGGGCCGGGGTGTGGGCAGTGCGCTGATGCAAGCCCTGTGCGACTACTCCGACCGCTGGGTGGGGGCATTGCGCCTGGAGCTGAGTGTGTACACCGACAATGCCCGCGCCATCGGGTTGTACAAAAAATTCGGCTTCGAAATCGAAGGCACGATGCGGGGCTACGCCCTGCGCGACGGCCAGTTCACCGACACCCACGCCATGGTCCGCTTCCACCCCCAACCGCCCGGCATAGCGGTGCCGGCATAA
- a CDS encoding crotonase/enoyl-CoA hydratase family protein → MNAPVETRKHGAITVVTLDRMDVRNAVDADTARRLYDAFVAFDADPHARVAVFHGAHGHFCAGWDLQAGARMAQQLQQGADPFAALNFSGADYAAGAPGPAGPMGPSRLLLSKPVIAAISGAAVAGGMELALWCDMRVMDADAYFGVFCRRFGVPLIDGGTVRLPRLIGMGHAMDLILTGRKVEATEALQMGLCNRVVPTGEALAAAVALAGQLAGFPQDTMLADRASAYAQWDLGLPQALQQEWERGRACIATGLEGAARFAAGAGRHGKF, encoded by the coding sequence ATGAATGCCCCCGTAGAAACCCGCAAACACGGTGCCATCACCGTAGTAACCCTTGACCGTATGGATGTTCGCAACGCGGTGGATGCCGATACGGCACGCCGGTTGTACGACGCGTTTGTGGCGTTTGATGCGGACCCCCATGCGCGTGTTGCTGTCTTCCACGGTGCCCACGGCCACTTCTGCGCAGGTTGGGATTTGCAAGCCGGAGCACGCATGGCCCAGCAGCTGCAGCAAGGCGCGGATCCTTTTGCCGCACTGAACTTTTCAGGTGCTGACTATGCGGCGGGTGCACCGGGGCCCGCGGGCCCCATGGGGCCTTCGCGTCTGTTGCTGTCCAAGCCGGTGATTGCCGCAATCAGTGGTGCCGCGGTGGCGGGTGGCATGGAGTTGGCGCTGTGGTGCGATATGCGTGTGATGGATGCCGATGCCTACTTCGGCGTGTTTTGCCGCCGCTTTGGTGTGCCGCTGATAGACGGTGGCACCGTGCGCCTGCCGCGCCTGATCGGCATGGGCCACGCCATGGACTTGATACTGACCGGGCGCAAAGTGGAAGCCACTGAGGCCTTGCAGATGGGGCTGTGCAACCGCGTGGTACCCACTGGCGAGGCACTGGCGGCAGCGGTGGCCTTGGCAGGGCAGTTGGCAGGTTTTCCACAAGACACCATGTTGGCCGACCGGGCCAGCGCGTATGCCCAGTGGGACTTGGGACTGCCGCAGGCCCTGCAGCAGGAGTGGGAGCGGGGCAGGGCCTGTATTGCCACTGGATTGGAAGGCGCAGCGCGCTTTGCCGCAGGGGCAGGGCGGCACGGGAAGTTTTAG
- a CDS encoding branched-chain amino acid ABC transporter permease has protein sequence MLFLQLVISGIAQGCIYGLIALGFVLIYKATETVSFAQGELMMLGAFGGLVCMTMMGFPYWLSIISVLVAMSVFGVLLERIVIRPILGQPAFSIVMLTIGIGYVARGLITMIPGIGTDTNALPVPYKDEILKFGGNEMGIGALVLNVEHLVIIGATGILCVLLFALFRYSKLGIAMQAASQNQLAAYYMGIPVQRLNGIAWGLAAAVAAIAGILLAPITFVHANMGFIGLKAFPAAVVGGFGSLPGAIVGGLVIGIVESLAGFYLPDGFKDTAAYVVVLVMLMVKPNGLFGEKLRKKV, from the coding sequence GTGCTGTTTCTTCAACTGGTGATCAGCGGGATTGCACAGGGGTGCATCTACGGTCTGATTGCACTCGGCTTTGTGTTGATCTACAAGGCCACCGAAACCGTGAGCTTCGCCCAGGGCGAACTCATGATGCTCGGCGCCTTTGGTGGCTTGGTCTGCATGACCATGATGGGCTTTCCTTACTGGCTGTCCATCATCAGCGTACTGGTGGCGATGTCTGTCTTTGGCGTCTTGCTGGAGCGTATTGTCATTCGCCCTATTCTGGGGCAGCCCGCGTTTTCTATTGTGATGCTGACCATCGGCATTGGTTACGTGGCGCGCGGCCTGATCACCATGATCCCTGGCATTGGCACCGACACCAATGCCCTGCCCGTACCCTACAAAGATGAGATCCTGAAGTTTGGCGGCAATGAGATGGGCATTGGCGCGCTGGTGCTCAATGTGGAGCATCTGGTCATCATCGGCGCCACCGGCATTTTGTGCGTGTTGTTGTTCGCCCTGTTCCGTTACAGCAAGCTGGGCATTGCCATGCAGGCCGCTTCGCAAAACCAGTTGGCAGCCTACTACATGGGTATCCCTGTGCAGAGGCTCAACGGTATTGCCTGGGGCCTGGCGGCGGCGGTCGCCGCCATTGCGGGCATCTTGCTGGCACCGATTACCTTTGTCCACGCCAATATGGGCTTCATCGGGCTCAAGGCCTTCCCGGCCGCCGTGGTGGGGGGCTTTGGCAGCCTGCCCGGCGCCATTGTGGGTGGTCTCGTCATTGGCATTGTGGAGTCACTGGCTGGCTTCTATTTGCCCGATGGCTTCAAGGACACCGCAGCTTATGTGGTGGTTCTGGTCATGTTGATGGTCAAGCCCAACGGCCTGTTTGGCGAAAAACTCCGCAAGAAGGTCTGA
- a CDS encoding acyl-CoA dehydrogenase family protein, translating into MSELDIRAEDIAAVEDGVRRFVQTEVKPHLEVWEEAGEFPLSLYQRAADLGWLAMGYPEQFGGTPAPWSLRNAMTIALARYGGSGGLMASLFSHNIGLPPVVRHGSATLQQQVIPDVLAGKKISALAITEPGGGTDVSALKTTARREGGEYVVDGEKVFITSGVRADWLTVAVRTDLQNKGPMGISMLMVPGDSVGLSRSPLKKMGWLCSDTAQIRFDGVRVPVGNLVGEEGSGFKIILTNFNGERLSMAAMALGFAECCYDEALAWAQQRKTFGTALVDHQVIRHKLMDMKMRIESTRAWLNAVSARADAGDRGDKSAKGAEWVAQVCLLKNHATQTMQFCADQGVQILGGMGFMRGTASERIYREVKVMMIGGGAEEIMKELASRQLGI; encoded by the coding sequence ATGAGCGAGCTTGATATTCGCGCGGAAGACATTGCGGCTGTGGAAGACGGCGTGCGCCGCTTTGTGCAGACCGAGGTCAAGCCACATCTGGAAGTCTGGGAAGAGGCTGGTGAATTCCCCCTCAGCCTATACCAGCGCGCTGCTGATCTCGGATGGCTTGCCATGGGATACCCAGAGCAGTTCGGCGGCACTCCCGCACCCTGGAGCCTGCGCAACGCAATGACCATTGCCCTGGCCCGCTATGGCGGCAGCGGTGGACTGATGGCCAGCCTGTTCAGCCACAACATTGGTCTGCCGCCCGTGGTGCGCCATGGCAGTGCAACCTTGCAGCAACAAGTCATTCCCGATGTGTTGGCCGGCAAGAAGATTTCGGCGCTGGCCATTACCGAGCCCGGAGGCGGAACCGATGTGTCTGCACTCAAGACCACGGCACGCCGTGAGGGAGGCGAATACGTCGTCGACGGCGAGAAGGTGTTCATCACCTCCGGCGTGCGCGCCGACTGGTTGACCGTGGCCGTGCGTACCGACCTGCAAAACAAGGGGCCTATGGGCATATCCATGCTGATGGTGCCGGGTGATTCGGTGGGGCTGAGCAGAAGCCCGCTCAAGAAAATGGGATGGTTGTGTTCGGACACAGCGCAGATCCGTTTCGACGGTGTGCGGGTGCCGGTGGGCAACCTGGTGGGCGAAGAGGGTTCGGGCTTCAAGATCATTCTGACCAATTTCAATGGTGAACGCCTGTCCATGGCAGCCATGGCCCTGGGTTTTGCCGAGTGTTGTTATGACGAAGCCTTGGCCTGGGCGCAGCAGCGCAAGACCTTTGGCACCGCGCTGGTGGACCACCAGGTGATACGCCATAAGCTGATGGACATGAAGATGCGTATTGAGTCCACCCGTGCTTGGTTGAACGCGGTGTCGGCCCGCGCGGATGCGGGCGACCGGGGTGACAAGTCCGCCAAGGGCGCCGAATGGGTGGCGCAGGTTTGCCTGCTGAAGAACCACGCCACCCAGACCATGCAGTTCTGCGCCGACCAGGGGGTGCAGATTCTGGGTGGTATGGGCTTTATGCGCGGCACGGCCAGTGAACGTATCTACCGCGAGGTCAAGGTCATGATGATTGGTGGTGGTGCCGAAGAGATCATGAAAGAGTTGGCCTCGCGTCAGCTGGGTATTTGA
- a CDS encoding thioesterase family protein: MPKSPHTASTTAPVEFEPEFLQGLTRIFEESIVFNKVLGLKIASIKPEQVVAHIAMKPELVGHYSFNRIHGGVISAGLDAMGGLAVMAAIGARHMDEAPLQRLHRFSKLGTIDLRIDYLRPGIGESFELRAEVMRLGSRVASTRMEFLGADGKLLSTGAGAYIVS, from the coding sequence ATGCCTAAATCTCCCCACACTGCCAGTACAACAGCACCCGTGGAATTCGAACCCGAATTCCTGCAGGGCCTGACCCGCATCTTTGAAGAGTCCATCGTCTTCAACAAGGTGCTGGGCCTGAAGATCGCGTCCATCAAACCCGAACAGGTGGTGGCCCATATTGCGATGAAGCCCGAGCTGGTCGGGCACTACAGCTTTAACCGCATCCACGGGGGTGTCATCAGCGCGGGGTTGGACGCCATGGGCGGCCTGGCGGTAATGGCGGCCATTGGTGCGCGCCACATGGACGAGGCACCGCTGCAGCGTCTGCACCGCTTCAGCAAGCTGGGCACCATAGACCTGCGCATCGATTACCTGCGACCAGGTATTGGTGAAAGTTTTGAACTGCGCGCCGAAGTCATGCGCCTGGGCTCGCGCGTGGCGTCCACCCGTATGGAGTTTCTCGGGGCCGACGGCAAGCTGCTGTCCACGGGTGCAGGGGCCTACATCGTTTCCTGA
- a CDS encoding long-chain fatty acid--CoA ligase, with protein MTQLWDTSSIQPCTDIVLQGETIPALFWNGVAQRGPNIWMRQKHLGLWRSWTWDQTGEAVREITAGLMSLGFAKGDCASILANTVVDWVFADLAVLSAGGVSSGIYPTDAPSQVQYLCADSNTSILFVEDDEQLDKALSVRAELPALRKIVVFDMDGLRSLNDPGVISLETLRIVGRDYLSKNPGAVEQRVAGCKPSDLAILVYTSGTTGKPKGAMHLHEGLVYTVRGYNTLVAQDARDERMCFLPLCHIAERMGGEYFALYTGAKINFVENPETIPENVREIAPTVFTGVPRVWEKFYSGVMISLKEAGKVQQAAYAWGIGVGTRIADRVLAGQPVSGWLKVQFKLAQWLVLNNVRKLIGIHRARFLVTGAAPISPDLVRWYLALGVPMLEVWGMTETCGASTGIPANKMKPGSIGPAAGYNEVRLDPATGEILVRGKNVFAGYLNLPEKTAQTIDKDGWLHTGDVGVVDADGFFRITDRMNDIIITAGGKNVTPSELENDLKFSPYITDAVVIGDKRPYLTVIIMIDQENVEKFAQDADVPFGNYASLTQSHEVQSLIQAELDRVNQKFARVEQLKKFFLLETQLTAEDEELTPTMKLKRKLVEKKYAAQIDAMYH; from the coding sequence ATGACTCAACTCTGGGATACCTCCTCGATACAGCCCTGCACCGACATCGTCCTGCAGGGCGAAACCATACCCGCCCTGTTCTGGAACGGCGTGGCCCAACGCGGCCCCAATATCTGGATGCGGCAAAAACACCTGGGCCTGTGGCGCAGCTGGACGTGGGACCAGACCGGTGAGGCGGTACGCGAGATAACCGCCGGTTTGATGTCACTGGGATTTGCCAAGGGCGATTGCGCCTCTATTCTGGCCAACACCGTGGTGGACTGGGTTTTTGCCGATCTCGCGGTGTTGTCTGCCGGTGGCGTCTCCAGCGGCATCTACCCTACTGACGCACCTTCGCAGGTGCAATACCTGTGTGCGGATTCCAATACCTCGATCCTGTTTGTGGAGGACGATGAACAGCTGGACAAGGCCTTGTCGGTCCGGGCCGAGTTACCAGCGTTGCGCAAGATTGTGGTGTTTGACATGGACGGTCTGCGCAGCCTGAATGACCCCGGCGTCATCAGCCTGGAGACCCTGCGCATCGTAGGGCGGGACTACCTTAGCAAGAACCCTGGCGCGGTGGAGCAGCGGGTGGCTGGGTGCAAGCCCAGTGATCTGGCCATCCTAGTGTACACCTCGGGCACCACGGGCAAACCCAAGGGCGCGATGCATTTGCATGAAGGCCTGGTCTACACCGTGCGCGGCTACAACACCCTGGTGGCACAAGACGCACGCGATGAACGCATGTGTTTCCTGCCGCTGTGCCACATTGCCGAACGCATGGGCGGTGAGTATTTTGCGCTGTACACCGGCGCCAAGATCAATTTTGTGGAGAACCCCGAAACCATTCCCGAAAACGTGCGCGAGATCGCGCCCACGGTCTTCACCGGCGTGCCGCGCGTGTGGGAGAAGTTTTACTCCGGAGTGATGATTTCGCTCAAAGAGGCTGGCAAGGTGCAGCAGGCTGCGTATGCCTGGGGCATTGGTGTGGGCACCCGTATTGCAGACCGGGTGCTGGCCGGACAACCGGTCAGCGGCTGGCTCAAGGTCCAGTTCAAGCTGGCACAGTGGCTGGTGCTGAACAATGTGCGCAAGCTCATCGGCATACACCGCGCGCGTTTCCTGGTGACGGGGGCCGCGCCCATATCGCCCGACCTGGTGCGCTGGTACCTGGCACTGGGTGTTCCCATGCTGGAAGTCTGGGGCATGACCGAGACATGCGGCGCATCGACCGGTATACCCGCCAACAAAATGAAACCCGGCTCCATTGGCCCTGCAGCGGGTTACAACGAAGTCCGGTTGGACCCTGCGACCGGCGAGATCCTGGTCCGCGGCAAAAACGTGTTCGCCGGTTACCTGAACCTGCCCGAGAAGACGGCCCAGACCATAGACAAAGACGGCTGGCTTCACACCGGTGACGTGGGCGTGGTGGACGCGGACGGATTCTTCCGCATCACTGACCGCATGAACGACATCATCATCACCGCGGGCGGCAAAAACGTGACCCCCAGCGAGCTGGAAAACGACCTCAAGTTCTCACCCTACATCACCGACGCCGTGGTCATTGGCGACAAGCGGCCCTACCTGACCGTGATCATCATGATTGACCAGGAGAACGTGGAGAAATTCGCGCAGGACGCCGATGTGCCGTTTGGCAACTATGCCTCGCTCACACAGTCGCACGAGGTGCAGTCACTGATCCAGGCCGAACTGGACCGGGTGAACCAAAAGTTTGCGCGGGTTGAACAGCTCAAAAAGTTTTTCCTGCTGGAAACCCAGCTCACGGCCGAAGACGAGGAACTCACCCCCACCATGAAGCTCAAACGCAAGCTGGTGGAAAAAAAGTATGCCGCGCAAATTGACGCCATGTACCACTGA
- a CDS encoding ABC transporter ATP-binding protein has protein sequence MSDLPVLKLLNVESAYGPIKAIRGVSLQVRRSEIATVLGSNGAGKTTILKTISGIIDPRKGSIEFKGEDITAKDPAIIVQQGLSHVPEGREVFPLLSVHDNLLMGAYTRSDRDGVARDMETVFAYFPILKERANQDAGLLSGGQQQMLAISRALMANPDLILLDEPSLGLSPKLTKEIFEIVVRINRERGTTILLVEQNANMALNASDYGYVLENGRIVMEDTCAHLREKDDIKEFYLGLKEDGVRGERRWKKKKTWR, from the coding sequence ATCAGCGACCTCCCGGTGCTCAAACTGCTGAATGTGGAAAGTGCCTATGGCCCCATCAAGGCCATACGCGGCGTCAGCCTGCAGGTGCGCCGCAGCGAGATTGCCACCGTGCTGGGCTCCAACGGCGCCGGCAAGACCACGATTCTGAAAACCATCTCCGGCATCATCGATCCGCGCAAGGGTTCTATCGAGTTCAAGGGTGAAGACATCACCGCCAAAGACCCGGCCATCATCGTGCAACAGGGCCTGAGCCATGTGCCCGAGGGGCGCGAAGTATTCCCCCTGCTCAGCGTGCATGACAACCTGCTGATGGGTGCCTACACTCGCTCGGACCGCGATGGGGTGGCGCGCGACATGGAAACCGTGTTTGCGTATTTCCCCATCCTGAAAGAGCGCGCCAACCAGGATGCCGGTTTGCTCTCCGGCGGGCAACAGCAAATGCTGGCCATATCCCGCGCGTTGATGGCCAACCCGGACCTGATCCTGCTGGACGAACCCAGCCTGGGTTTGTCACCCAAGCTGACCAAGGAGATTTTTGAAATTGTGGTGCGTATCAACCGCGAACGCGGCACCACCATTTTGCTGGTCGAGCAAAACGCAAACATGGCGCTCAACGCATCCGACTATGGCTACGTGCTGGAAAACGGCCGCATCGTCATGGAAGACACCTGCGCCCATCTGCGGGAGAAGGACGACATCAAGGAGTTCTACCTGGGCCTGAAGGAAGACGGTGTGCGCGGCGAGCGGCGCTGGAAGAAAAAGAAAACCTGGAGATGA
- a CDS encoding branched-chain amino acid ABC transporter permease: MRFIFKTDYAQDINLAKHGGHVFWYSVLMLLLLAAPWLLAEYSLAQLNLVLIYAIAGLGLMLLAGFTGQFSLGHAAFLGVGAYTQAYLTGIGVPFLLSLGCSGLLSALIGIVVGLPALRLKGIYLGMATLSFGFIIEEVFARWESVTGGNAGKSIASIVLFGYDIGSGEGFYFVCLAITVACTLGILNLLRSPTGRAFVAIRDSEISAQSMGIHLAYYKTLSFSISAALAGLAGALYAHNLRFISPDQFNLLQSIDLLLMIVIGGLGSVHGVFLGAVFLIILPQGISAVKGFLPEFIGQAPGLKSVIYGSVLIAFVLFEPMGLYGRWLKVRTYLQMFPFYRKGMFKRQKSFQKSDRLK; encoded by the coding sequence ATGCGCTTTATCTTCAAGACCGACTACGCGCAGGACATCAATCTCGCCAAACATGGCGGGCATGTCTTTTGGTACAGCGTGCTCATGCTACTGCTGCTGGCCGCCCCCTGGCTGTTGGCCGAGTACAGCCTGGCCCAGCTCAACCTGGTGCTGATCTACGCCATTGCGGGCCTGGGGCTGATGCTGCTGGCAGGCTTTACCGGGCAGTTCTCGCTGGGGCATGCCGCTTTCCTGGGCGTGGGGGCCTACACACAGGCCTATCTGACGGGCATAGGCGTGCCCTTCTTGTTGTCGTTGGGTTGTTCGGGTCTGTTGTCGGCCTTGATCGGTATTGTGGTGGGCTTGCCAGCACTACGGCTCAAGGGCATTTACCTGGGCATGGCGACGCTGTCGTTTGGCTTCATCATTGAAGAAGTATTTGCCCGCTGGGAGTCGGTCACCGGCGGCAATGCGGGCAAGTCCATCGCCAGCATCGTTCTGTTCGGTTACGACATTGGCAGTGGAGAAGGCTTCTACTTTGTGTGCCTGGCCATCACCGTGGCCTGCACCCTGGGCATTCTCAACCTGCTGCGCAGCCCCACAGGGCGCGCCTTTGTCGCCATACGCGACTCGGAGATTTCTGCGCAAAGCATGGGGATCCACCTGGCCTACTACAAGACCCTGTCCTTCTCCATTTCAGCCGCGCTGGCCGGCCTGGCCGGCGCACTCTACGCCCACAACCTGCGCTTCATTTCGCCGGACCAGTTCAACCTGTTGCAGTCGATTGACCTGCTGCTGATGATTGTGATCGGTGGCTTGGGTTCGGTACACGGCGTGTTTCTGGGTGCTGTGTTCCTGATCATCCTGCCCCAGGGCATCTCGGCGGTCAAAGGATTTTTGCCCGAGTTTATTGGCCAGGCACCCGGCCTGAAAAGCGTGATTTACGGCTCTGTGCTGATTGCCTTTGTGCTGTTTGAGCCCATGGGGCTGTATGGCCGCTGGCTCAAGGTGCGTACCTATCTGCAGATGTTCCCTTTCTACCGCAAGGGCATGTTCAAACGGCAGAAGTCTTTCCAAAAATCGGATCGCCTGAAATGA
- a CDS encoding ABC transporter substrate-binding protein encodes MKFTTTLAVTALTLCAGMANAQQGISKNEILIGTIQDLSGPLAGYGKQARAGMQMAIEEINELGGIHGRKIKLLVEDSGYDPKKAILAAQKLVNQDKIFMMLGHIGTAQNEAAMPVQFEKDVINFFPLTAARSMYEPFHRLKFSVAPTYFEQIHSSLPKLIRQKNVTKVCSIYQDDDFGQEVLQGTEEALKAVKLTLTDKASFKRGSTDFSSQVAKMQASGCELVVLGTIIRETIGTIGTARKMGYNPLFLGSSASYTDIIHKLGGKGMEGFYATMTAQFPYVDDASQPVRRWATKYRTQFNEDPSVISVFGYTTIQVFANAMRDAGERPNTSKFIRAMEVTKIPADMFGAPALKFTPTRRLGSDESRLSQIQDGRWKVVIDYANK; translated from the coding sequence ATGAAATTCACAACCACCCTCGCCGTAACGGCGCTCACCCTGTGCGCAGGCATGGCCAATGCCCAGCAGGGCATCAGCAAGAACGAGATCCTGATCGGCACCATCCAGGATTTGTCGGGCCCGCTGGCCGGTTACGGCAAGCAGGCACGCGCCGGCATGCAAATGGCCATTGAAGAGATCAACGAGCTGGGCGGCATACACGGCCGCAAGATCAAGCTGCTGGTCGAAGACTCGGGCTACGACCCCAAGAAGGCTATTCTGGCGGCCCAGAAGCTGGTCAACCAGGACAAGATTTTCATGATGCTGGGCCACATCGGCACCGCTCAAAACGAAGCGGCCATGCCGGTGCAGTTTGAGAAAGACGTCATCAACTTCTTCCCCTTGACCGCCGCGCGCTCCATGTACGAGCCCTTCCACCGGCTCAAGTTCTCGGTGGCGCCCACCTACTTCGAGCAGATCCACTCCTCGCTGCCCAAGCTCATCCGCCAGAAGAATGTGACCAAGGTCTGCTCCATCTACCAGGACGACGACTTTGGCCAAGAGGTCCTGCAAGGTACGGAAGAGGCTCTCAAGGCCGTCAAACTGACACTCACCGACAAGGCCTCGTTCAAGCGCGGCTCCACCGATTTTTCGTCCCAGGTCGCCAAAATGCAGGCCAGTGGCTGTGAGCTGGTGGTGTTGGGCACCATCATCCGCGAAACCATTGGCACCATCGGCACGGCCCGCAAGATGGGCTACAACCCCTTGTTCCTGGGCTCCAGCGCGTCTTATACCGACATCATCCACAAGCTGGGCGGCAAGGGCATGGAGGGGTTTTATGCCACCATGACTGCGCAGTTCCCCTACGTGGATGACGCGTCACAACCTGTGCGCCGCTGGGCCACCAAGTACAGGACCCAGTTCAACGAAGACCCCTCCGTCATTTCCGTGTTTGGTTACACCACCATCCAAGTGTTTGCCAATGCCATGCGTGACGCCGGTGAACGCCCCAACACCTCCAAATTCATCCGCGCCATGGAAGTCACCAAGATTCCAGCCGACATGTTTGGCGCGCCTGCATTGAAATTCACACCCACCCGGCGACTGGGCAGTGATGAATCGCGGCTGTCGCAGATTCAGGACGGCCGCTGGAAGGTTGTCATCGATTACGCCAACAAGTAA
- a CDS encoding ABC transporter substrate-binding protein, which yields MHIKTALALATLAIAATTAHASQGVSKDEILLGSIQDLSGPIAGFGKQARLGMLLAVDEINEQGGINGRKLKIIVEDSAYDPKKAVLAAQKLVNQDKIFMMVGHIGTAQNMAAMPVQFEKNVINFFPITAAREMYEPFHKLKYSYAATYFDQMRNAVPKLVKEKGAKKVCTMYQDDDFGLEVLRGGEEGLKTVGMEFAEKTSYKRGATDFSSQISKMQASGCDMIVLGTIIRETIGAIGTARKLGYSPTFLGSSAAYTDLIHKLGGPAMNGLYATMTVQNPYTDEQSPPIRFWANKYKTKFNEDPTVFSVYGYTIITSFATAAGRAGKNLSTDSFIKVMDNLTIEPDFFGGAAQTFTATKRLGNDASRLSQITDGKWKTVSDYFGNTAAPKAPAKK from the coding sequence ATGCATATCAAGACTGCCCTAGCCCTTGCGACACTGGCCATCGCGGCCACCACGGCCCATGCGTCCCAAGGCGTCAGCAAAGATGAAATATTGCTGGGCTCTATCCAGGATTTGTCGGGCCCCATTGCGGGCTTTGGCAAACAGGCCCGCCTGGGCATGTTGCTCGCGGTGGACGAAATCAACGAGCAGGGCGGCATCAACGGCCGCAAGCTCAAGATCATTGTGGAAGATTCGGCCTACGACCCCAAGAAGGCCGTGCTGGCGGCGCAAAAGCTGGTCAACCAGGACAAGATTTTCATGATGGTGGGCCACATCGGCACGGCACAGAACATGGCCGCCATGCCCGTGCAGTTCGAGAAAAACGTCATCAACTTCTTCCCTATCACGGCCGCCCGTGAAATGTATGAGCCCTTCCACAAGCTCAAATACTCCTACGCCGCCACCTACTTTGACCAGATGCGCAATGCGGTGCCCAAGCTGGTGAAAGAAAAAGGCGCCAAGAAGGTCTGCACCATGTACCAGGATGACGACTTTGGCCTGGAAGTGCTGCGTGGTGGCGAAGAAGGCCTGAAGACCGTGGGCATGGAGTTTGCCGAAAAGACATCCTACAAACGCGGCGCGACCGACTTCTCTTCACAGATCTCCAAAATGCAGGCCAGCGGTTGCGACATGATTGTGCTGGGCACCATCATCCGCGAGACCATTGGTGCCATCGGCACGGCACGCAAACTGGGTTACAGCCCCACCTTCCTGGGGTCCAGCGCGGCCTACACCGACCTGATCCACAAGCTGGGTGGGCCTGCTATGAACGGCCTGTATGCCACCATGACGGTGCAAAACCCCTACACGGATGAACAATCGCCCCCCATCCGTTTCTGGGCCAACAAGTACAAGACCAAGTTCAACGAAGACCCTACCGTGTTTTCGGTTTATGGCTACACCATCATCACCAGTTTTGCGACAGCAGCCGGTCGTGCGGGTAAAAACCTCAGCACCGACAGCTTCATCAAGGTGATGGACAACCTGACCATTGAGCCCGACTTCTTCGGCGGTGCCGCCCAGACCTTTACCGCCACCAAGCGCCTGGGCAACGATGCGTCGCGCCTGTCGCAGATTACAGACGGCAAGTGGAAAACAGTGTCTGACTACTTTGGCAATACCGCAGCACCTAAGGCACCTGCCAAGAAGTAA